The Gossypium arboreum isolate Shixiya-1 unplaced genomic scaffold, ASM2569848v2 Contig00210, whole genome shotgun sequence genome has a segment encoding these proteins:
- the LOC128288394 gene encoding 50S ribosomal protein L2, chloroplastic-like produces the protein MAEWLKRPTHNWRIRRFNSYWMHANGTLNKSIGIGSVSMESHHLYITNWCGSTRTEIKHWVELFFGVKVIAMNSHRLPGKGRRMGPIMGHTMHYRRMIITLQPGTHNGAVDSQVKSNPRNNLIYGQHRCGKGRNARESLPQGIESHKRLYRKIDFRRNEKDIYGRIVTIEYDPNRNAYICLIHYGDGEKRYILHPRGAIIGDTIVSGTEVPIKMGNALPLSAV, from the exons ATGGCTGAATGGTTAAAGCGCCCAACTCATAATTGGCGAATTCGTAGGTTCAATTCCTACTGGATGCACGCCAATGGGACCCTCAATAAGTCTATTGGAATTGGCTCTGTATCAATGGAATCTCATCATCTATACATAACGAATTGGTGTG GATCAACTAGGACAGAAATAAAGCATTGGGTCGAACTCTTCTTTGGTGTCAAGGTAATAGCTATGAATAGTCATCGACTCCCCGGAAAGGGTAGAAGAATGGGACCTATTATGGGACATACAATGCATTACAGGCGTATGATCATTACGCTTCAACCGG GCACACACAATGGAGCCGTAGACAGTCAAGTGAAATCCAATCCACGAAATAATTTGATCTATGGACAGCATCGTTGTGGTAAAGGTCGTAATGCCAGAGAATCATTACCGCAAGGCATAGAGAGTCATAAGCGTCTATACCGTAAAATTGATTTTCGACGAAATGAAAAAGACATATATGGTAGAATCGTAACCATAGAATACGACCCTAATCGAAATGCATACATTTGTCTCATACACTATGGGGATGGTGAGAAGAGATATATTTTACATCCCAGAGGGGCTATAATTGGAGATACCATTGTTTCTGGTACAGAAGTTCCTATAAAAATGGGAAATGCCCTACCTTTGAGTGCGGTTTGA